TTTGCAGAACGTTCTCGCGACCATGGTTTATCAAAAAAACCGATAATCGCAAACAATATCAAAGGGAACGGCAATAGTTCAGGAAAATAAGTTTTCAGCTGAAATTTGATCAAACTCAGTGCCCGTTCGCTTAATGTAATCATGTCTAATACTGGTTGAGAATATTCGGGCGGCTTTGCGATTGCTGGAACGCTTTGAGGCGGCACATTACTACTCGTTCTGTAGTCATCGCCCCAAATTATATCTTTCATAGTCGAACGACCGTCGGGCGACAAATGGCCAAGTTCGCCCTCAAAATGAAATGCAGGACTATTTACAGCGGTCTTCTTACTGATTGTCCACTCCCCGGTTTTACTTTGTATAAACACAACATATGGCACGAAGAGCAATGCAAATCCAAAAAGTATCATTAGATAGGACGCAAGCAGTTGACGAATATTCAGAACCGATCCGAATATCGCCAAACAGATCAAAAGCAAAAGCATCAAAAAAAGAAATCCGATCGCCTCGGGCTTAGTAAGATACGAGGCGCCGAGAATTAGGCCAGTTATAAAGAATGTGGCTAGTTTGCCGCTTTTAAGGGCGTACCAACCAAATAGGACGAACGTCAGAAATATGAACGTGTAAAGCGATTCCACCATCACTACGCCTGACGATTTGATCAATAATGGATGCAGAACCATCAAGAACGTGCCGATATAGGCCTGATAATTACCGTAGAGATCACGGATCAGAAGATATGCGGGAATTACCAAGAGTGTCCCCGCCAAAAGCGATACAAAACGGCCCCCTAATTCTCGATCATCAAAAACGGTAATGAAGATCCCAGTAAGGATCGAGTACAACGGTGACCAATATGCACTGATGCCGCCACCGAAATCGCCGGACATAAACCTTTCACCAAGAAGCGTGTAATAGGAACCATCCGGGTTTACAACCGCATCACGAGGTAAGAAAATCAGTCGGATCACGAATGCCGTAACAACGCTCGCGGCAACAAAGATGTTCTCACCAGCGCTCCCAATCAATTTCGTGTTGAAGTTTTGTGGAAAATTCAATTTACGCATCTGCAATTTGCTAAGCGCCGAGATCTGTCTCCGATGGAGATCTATGGAACAGCGGTAACTTGTAATAGAGCCAACATAATACAAAAACCGATCCACTATAAAAGAAATAAAGAAACTGAAACGGTATCGCTGCGATCGCGAAAAATATACCTCTTTTCGCTATGAAAAATCTAAAGATCCTCCGGTTCAAAAATACGACAAACCCCAGAAGTCCAAACGGTACAAGCAATGCGATCGGTTTCCACAAAACAAGCGGTAACATGATCAGTGATAGTCCGGTAAGGACGGCACTAAGTCGGTCTGTTGACTTTAAGTTCATGTCATTTATCATGCCTTTTTCTGCGATTATCAATTTCGACCACGGTAGGGCACGAGCGAAAATCTCCGTCCTTAGGTGAGAACCAAGATCCCATCTTTTCAAGTGCTTAGCCTGGATCTCTCGGTCAAGCAAAATATTCAATCCGTCCCTTTTTAGACGAAAACCGAGATCAATATCTTCGATCGAGGGAATCGAAAACTTATTTTGATCAAAGCCGCCGAAATCCAAAAATACGTCCTTTCGAATCGCACCTAGACCTGACCAAAAGGTTGAGGCCGCGCTATTCGAGGTTTGATGAACAAAATGGTGTTGCAGGTTTTTGTACTGCGAAAGAAAATTCGGTTCTGCTGGAGCATCATCGTAGGAGCCGAAGAGGGCCGAGATCTCAGGTTGTGTTTCAAAGCGTTTCGCTACGCGTGCAAGTGTATCGATATTTAGCACTACGTCAGCGTCAACGAACATAAGGATCTCCCCTCGGGCTGATTCGGCTGCAAGATTCCGGGCGGCTGCCGGACCAGACTGTTTTGGCATAGAAAGAACCAAGACATCTTTTTGACGGGCGATCTCAGCGCTTTTATCGGTGGAGGCGTCATCCACAACTAGAATCTCAAACGACTGGAAGCTCGACCTAAACACAGCATCCAGGCATTCTTCTAAAAATCGTCCACCGTTATAAACTGGGATGATGACAGAGATGTAGGGAGACTTTAACGCCATAGTCGATCGGACGGAGCGGCAATCATACCGTGAGCCTATTCATTTATCACGCTGCCCTGAATTTGTAAGATCACCCAAGCCACAAGATCCTCAAAAGTAAAGTCGGTTATTCGTTCGCGAGTCCTGCAGCGTCCGTTATCATTCTGTCCCGTTTTGAACCGATGACGGCCCGGGTCAGTTGGATCGGTTGGAACACGATACTCGACCAGAGAAAAACCTCATTTGTGCAGTAACATTTTTTTGCCCGAATCTGTTCACGTAGTCGCTGAGCCTCTTCAGAGTCCCAGATCTCAAAAAATGACTTGTTCCTTAAATTTCCGAGCGGGAAGTGCTGTTCGCAAACACTGACATCGCCATTTGCATAAACCACACCGGTCAGCACGCCGGCTTTACATGGAATATATTGAGATTCAGATTCAATTGTCTTGACCTTAGCCCATTGCAAGAGTGGTTCTACCGTTGACCCAAAACGGGTTTCTTCGCGGTCTTTCCATACTTCAGCCACGTGCCGATAAAGCTCCTTATACTTCTGAAGCTGTGGGCCCTGAAGCGAAGGATTCTTTCGATCGCCACGTATTATAGCGAGATTGTGATGCTCGATCTTAGGACAATTATCATGCAGGTATTCGGTTAGATCCCATATTTCATCCATATTTTCGCTCATAGCGACGGTATTAGAATGAATACGAAAACGCGAATCAACGCTATTCAACCCGGCCAGCATTTCGTAGGTTTCCATCGCTTTCTTGAATGACTGGGCGTTTCCACGAAACCGGTTATGATATTCCGGCATGCCGTCCAACGAAATTTCGCAGACAAATAGCTCCAATGTCTTACTCTTCATTAACTGCCGTAGAGCCTTCTCAGTACGATCCGTAAAGTAACCGTTAGTGGGTACATAAATGTTCTTTACATTATTGTTCTTAATGAAAAGCTCGCAGATCTCGGCGAAATCCGGTCTGATGAATGGTTCTCCGCCAGAGAGGTTCAAATTCTCGAATGAACCAAGCTCAAGCGACAAACTTTCAAATTCCTCGAACGTAAGATCGTTGCGTTGGTTCAGTTCTTTCCAATAGAAGCAGTGCTCGCAAGTTAGATTACAGATCGAATTGATAAAAATTATCATGAACGGCGGTGTCTGTCTGCGAGAGTGTGTCGCCGCCTTGAGCGATAATTTAGTGTGACGAGCTATTCTGGAAGTTAACTTCATATTTGTACGTTCCTTACGGTACGGTCGTATTCTTATACGCTCTTGGCTGCAGATCGTACACTGCGCAAGCAGCGACGAAGCAAAATGTAACGATCGAATGCGGCAGTCGACAACATCTCAAAAACTCGGAGGTTGCCTAAATAGTAAGCATCAAGTCGATTCATCGTATACAAATCGTCATTAGAGCCGTATTTTCCAAGTTTTGTTGAACACGCCCCGTCAAAATTGGCGGCAGCCAGACCCCTCGTTGCCGAATTGAATCTGCCATACGGATACGCAAACGAATGGACTTTACGGCCAATCGAATCTTCGAGCCTTGCCTTCGACCCAAGAATTTCTATTTTCGCGGCCTCTGGACTTTGCTTGGTTAGATCTGAGTGGTTTTTCCCATGTGCCCCGAACTCGATCCCGTTTTCATCTAATTCCCGGATTTCCTGCCAAGAGAGTAACGGACTGCGGGGCAGATCAGACGGGTTTCCAGGCCAGTCATTGTACCCGCCGCAGAAATCAGTAACGACGAACACTGTAGCCTTGAAGTTGACGTCGCTTAGGATCGGTAGTGCGTGATTATAGAAGTTCTGAAATCCGTCATCAAAGGTCAGTACGATCGGGTTCGGCGGCAACTGTCCGTCATTATCGACAATTGAGAGAAGGTCTCTCAAAGTGAGAGCGCTGTACCCATTTTCAAATAGGAATCTCATTTGACGAGCGAAAATTGCGGGAGATGTCGATATGACCGAACCGCTATCATCAATCGAATGATAGGTTATGATTGGGATAGAGAACTTTTGCATACACTCTCGTGTTTCAATGCCGACTTCGCAATTTATAATAATTCCCCAAACTTCATTACTCGGCCCACACCCTCTATGCAGCGTGCTACGGAACCGTAATGGTTCCTAAATGTCCGATCATTGATCCGAGCCCGTAATATTTCGATTTTTGATCGAGTCTATCAGCCGAAAATACCGATTTAAATGCGGCTCTTCATTCCATTCTTTC
The DNA window shown above is from Chloracidobacterium sp. and carries:
- a CDS encoding glycosyltransferase family 39 protein — its product is MRKLNFPQNFNTKLIGSAGENIFVAASVVTAFVIRLIFLPRDAVVNPDGSYYTLLGERFMSGDFGGGISAYWSPLYSILTGIFITVFDDRELGGRFVSLLAGTLLVIPAYLLIRDLYGNYQAYIGTFLMVLHPLLIKSSGVVMVESLYTFIFLTFVLFGWYALKSGKLATFFITGLILGASYLTKPEAIGFLFLMLLLLICLAIFGSVLNIRQLLASYLMILFGFALLFVPYVVFIQSKTGEWTISKKTAVNSPAFHFEGELGHLSPDGRSTMKDIIWGDDYRTSSNVPPQSVPAIAKPPEYSQPVLDMITLSERALSLIKFQLKTYFPELLPFPLILFAIIGFFDKPWSRERSANELYLFSIVACSVIGYALSVIETRYLFPLIPILIAWAANGIVEFSNWAIESSKPHFQTITKLKPQHLQAVTLMILVAVLSPRFVATVKANGIEDVPFEEKEAGVWIKNRSNGSRPLVLSSNITVAFYAEAKHLYIPDADIPAIINYAKMQKADYLVFNKRWEKDGPAFQNNEYSLISEFRLVYHDAQEPIYEIRVFQRVDD
- a CDS encoding radical SAM protein → MKLTSRIARHTKLSLKAATHSRRQTPPFMIIFINSICNLTCEHCFYWKELNQRNDLTFEEFESLSLELGSFENLNLSGGEPFIRPDFAEICELFIKNNNVKNIYVPTNGYFTDRTEKALRQLMKSKTLELFVCEISLDGMPEYHNRFRGNAQSFKKAMETYEMLAGLNSVDSRFRIHSNTVAMSENMDEIWDLTEYLHDNCPKIEHHNLAIIRGDRKNPSLQGPQLQKYKELYRHVAEVWKDREETRFGSTVEPLLQWAKVKTIESESQYIPCKAGVLTGVVYANGDVSVCEQHFPLGNLRNKSFFEIWDSEEAQRLREQIRAKKCYCTNEVFLWSSIVFQPIQLTRAVIGSKRDRMITDAAGLANE
- a CDS encoding polysaccharide deacetylase family protein, giving the protein MRFLFENGYSALTLRDLLSIVDNDGQLPPNPIVLTFDDGFQNFYNHALPILSDVNFKATVFVVTDFCGGYNDWPGNPSDLPRSPLLSWQEIRELDENGIEFGAHGKNHSDLTKQSPEAAKIEILGSKARLEDSIGRKVHSFAYPYGRFNSATRGLAAANFDGACSTKLGKYGSNDDLYTMNRLDAYYLGNLRVFEMLSTAAFDRYILLRRCLRSVRSAAKSV
- a CDS encoding glycosyltransferase family 2 protein — encoded protein: MALKSPYISVIIPVYNGGRFLEECLDAVFRSSFQSFEILVVDDASTDKSAEIARQKDVLVLSMPKQSGPAAARNLAAESARGEILMFVDADVVLNIDTLARVAKRFETQPEISALFGSYDDAPAEPNFLSQYKNLQHHFVHQTSNSAASTFWSGLGAIRKDVFLDFGGFDQNKFSIPSIEDIDLGFRLKRDGLNILLDREIQAKHLKRWDLGSHLRTEIFARALPWSKLIIAEKGMINDMNLKSTDRLSAVLTGLSLIMLPLVLWKPIALLVPFGLLGFVVFLNRRIFRFFIAKRGIFFAIAAIPFQFLYFFYSGSVFVLCWLYYKLPLFHRSPSETDLGA